One stretch of Tenacibaculum sp. MAR_2010_89 DNA includes these proteins:
- a CDS encoding gliding motility-associated C-terminal domain-containing protein: MDGNGVVDGPDTDGDGISDEVDEDDSGFGDSGNTDVNDTDPTDPDSGGTGVVTDSGTDSDGDGISDSVDGDDTNFGDATDTDGDGIPDHLDVDDDNDGIPDTAEGTGDTDGDGIPDSLDLDSDNDGILDVDEGGNGDLDTNDDGVIDSNDTGYVDADNDGQADDSVDTDEEPDTDGDGVPDYQDLDSDNDGINDVIENGNGDLDTNNDGVIDSNDTGGSDSDGDGISDSVDSDSSNFGEGNGGEGDTVDTDGDGVPDYQDLDSDDDGINDITEGGNDDEDGNGVVDGPDSDGDGISDEVDEDDSGFGDSGNTDVNDTDPTDPNSGGTGVVTDSGTDSDGDGISDSVDGDDTNFGDVTDTDGDGIPDHLDVDDDNDGIPDTAEGTGDTDGDGIPDSLDLDSDNDGILDVDEGGNGDLDTNGDGVIDSNDTGYVDADNDGQADDSVDTDEEPDTDGDGVPDYQDLDSDNDGINDVIENGNGDLDTNNDGVIDSNDTGGSDSDGDGISDSVDSDSSNFGEGNGGEGDTVDTDGDGVPDYQDLDSDDDGINDITEGGNDDMDGNGVVDGPDSDGDGISDEVDEDDSEFGDSGNTDVNDTDPTDPNSGGTGVVTDSGTDSDGDGISDSVDGDDTNFGDATDTDGDGIPDHLDVDDDNDGIPDTAEGTGDTDGDGIPDSLDLDSDNDGILDVDEGGNGDLDTNGDGVIDSNDTGYVDADNDGQADDSVDTDEEPDTDGDGVPDYQDLDSDNDGINDVIENGNGDLDTNNDGVIDSNDTGGSDSDGDGISDSVDSDSSNFGEGAGEEGDTVDTDGDGVPDYQDLDSDDDGINDITEGGNDDEDGNGVVDGPDSDGDGISDEVDEDDSGFGDSGNTDVNDTDPTDPDSGGTGVVTDSGTDSDGDGISDSVDGDDTNFGDATDTDGDGIPDHLDVDDDNDGIPDTAEGTGDTDGDGIPDSLDLDSDNDGILDVDEGGNGDLDTNGDGVIDSNDTGYVDTDNDGQADDSVDTDEEPDTDGDGVPDYQDLDSDNDGINDVIENGNGDLDTNNDGVIDSNDTGGSDSDGDGISDSVDSDSSNFGEGNGGEGDTVDTDGDGVPDYQDLDSDDDGINDITEGGNDDEDGNGVVDGPDSDGDGISDEVDEDDSGFGDSGNTDVNDTDPTDPDSGGTGVLPDSGTDSDGDGISDSADLNDTAFGDAVGVDDCVTVYNEFTPNDDGSNDTLIINCIENYPNNTLEIFNRWGNLVYSKQQYNNTWDGTSNGRVNIQVEDKLPSGTYFYVLDLGNGNKVKKGWIYINRD; encoded by the coding sequence ATGGATGGAAATGGGGTAGTAGATGGCCCAGACACCGATGGTGATGGTATTTCAGATGAAGTAGATGAAGATGATTCAGGATTTGGAGATTCAGGAAATACAGATGTAAACGATACAGATCCAACTGATCCAGATAGTGGAGGAACAGGAGTTGTAACAGATAGTGGAACAGATTCAGACGGTGATGGAATTTCAGATAGTGTTGATGGCGATGATACTAATTTTGGAGATGCAACTGATACCGATGGCGATGGAATTCCAGATCATCTAGATGTAGATGATGATAATGATGGGATTCCAGATACAGCAGAAGGAACAGGAGATACAGATGGCGATGGAATACCAGATAGTTTAGATTTAGATAGTGATAATGATGGGATATTAGATGTAGATGAAGGCGGAAATGGTGATTTAGATACCAATGACGATGGAGTTATCGATTCAAATGATACAGGATATGTAGATGCAGACAATGATGGGCAAGCAGATGATTCAGTAGATACTGATGAAGAACCAGATACCGATGGTGATGGCGTACCAGATTATCAAGATTTAGATAGTGATAATGATGGAATCAATGATGTTATTGAGAATGGAAATGGTGATTTAGACACGAACAATGATGGTGTTATCGATTCAAATGATACTGGAGGATCAGATAGTGATGGTGATGGTATTTCAGATAGTGTAGATTCAGACTCAAGTAATTTCGGAGAAGGAAATGGAGGAGAAGGAGATACAGTTGATACAGATGGTGATGGAGTTCCAGATTATCAAGATTTAGATAGTGATGATGATGGAATAAACGATATCACTGAAGGCGGAAATGATGATGAAGATGGAAATGGAGTAGTAGATGGACCAGATAGTGACGGAGATGGAATTTCAGATGAAGTAGATGAAGATGATTCAGGATTTGGAGATTCAGGAAATACAGATGTAAACGATACAGATCCAACAGATCCAAATAGTGGAGGAACAGGAGTTGTAACAGATAGTGGAACAGATAGTGATGGCGATGGTATATCAGATAGTGTTGATGGCGATGATACTAATTTTGGAGATGTAACTGATACCGATGGCGATGGAATACCAGATCATTTAGATGTAGATGATGATAATGATGGAATACCAGATACAGCAGAAGGAACTGGTGATACCGATGGCGATGGAATACCAGATAGCTTAGATTTAGATAGTGATAATGATGGAATATTAGATGTAGATGAAGGCGGAAATGGCGATTTAGATACTAATGGCGATGGAGTTATCGATTCAAATGATACAGGCTATGTAGATGCAGATAATGATGGGCAAGCAGATGATTCAGTAGACACAGATGAAGAACCAGATACCGATGGCGATGGCGTACCGGATTATCAAGATTTAGATAGTGATAATGACGGAATTAATGATGTTATTGAGAATGGAAATGGTGATTTAGACACGAACAATGATGGTGTTATCGATTCAAATGATACTGGAGGATCAGATAGTGATGGCGATGGAATTTCAGATAGTGTAGATTCAGACTCAAGTAATTTCGGAGAAGGAAATGGAGGAGAAGGAGATACAGTTGATACAGATGGAGATGGAGTTCCAGATTACCAAGATTTAGATAGTGATGATGATGGAATTAATGATATTACTGAAGGTGGAAATGATGATATGGATGGAAATGGAGTAGTAGATGGCCCAGATAGTGATGGTGATGGTATTTCAGATGAAGTAGATGAAGATGATTCAGAATTTGGAGATTCAGGAAATACAGATGTAAATGATACAGATCCAACAGATCCAAATAGTGGAGGAACAGGAGTTGTAACAGATAGTGGAACAGATTCAGATGGAGATGGTATATCAGATAGTGTTGATGGCGATGATACTAATTTTGGAGATGCAACTGATACCGATGGCGATGGAATTCCAGATCATTTAGATGTAGATGATGATAATGATGGGATTCCAGATACAGCAGAAGGAACAGGAGATACAGATGGCGATGGAATACCAGATAGTTTAGATTTAGATAGTGATAATGATGGGATATTAGATGTAGATGAAGGCGGAAATGGTGATTTAGATACCAATGGGGATGGAGTTATCGATTCAAATGATACAGGATATGTAGATGCAGACAATGATGGTCAGGCAGATGATTCAGTAGATACTGATGAAGAACCAGATACAGATGGTGATGGCGTGCCAGATTATCAAGATTTAGATAGTGATAATGACGGGATCAATGATGTTATAGAGAATGGAAATGGTGATTTAGACACGAACAATGATGGAGTTATCGATTCAAATGATACTGGAGGATCAGATAGTGATGGCGATGGTATTTCAGATAGTGTAGATTCAGATTCAAGTAATTTCGGAGAAGGAGCTGGAGAAGAAGGAGATACAGTTGATACCGATGGAGATGGCGTACCAGATTACCAAGATTTAGATAGTGATGATGATGGAATAAACGATATCACTGAAGGCGGAAATGATGATGAAGATGGAAATGGAGTAGTAGATGGACCAGATAGTGACGGAGATGGAATTTCAGATGAAGTAGATGAAGATGATTCAGGATTTGGAGATTCAGGAAATACAGATGTAAACGATACAGATCCAACAGATCCAGATAGTGGGGGAACAGGAGTTGTAACAGATAGTGGAACAGATAGTGATGGCGATGGTATATCAGATAGTGTTGATGGCGATGATACTAATTTTGGAGATGCAACTGATACCGATGGTGATGGAATACCAGATCATTTAGATGTAGATGATGATAATGATGGAATTCCAGATACAGCAGAAGGAACAGGAGATACAGATGGCGATGGAATACCAGATAGTTTAGATTTAGATAGTGATAATGATGGGATATTAGATGTAGATGAAGGCGGAAATGGTGATTTAGATACCAATGGCGATGGAGTTATCGATTCAAATGATACAGGATATGTAGATACAGATAATGATGGGCAAGCAGATGATTCAGTTGATACTGATGAAGAACCAGATACCGATGGAGATGGCGTACCAGATTATCAAGATTTAGATAGTGATAATGATGGAATCAATGATGTTATTGAGAATGGAAATGGTGATTTAGACACGAACAATGATGGTGTTATCGATTCAAATGATACTGGAGGATCAGATAGTGATGGTGATGGTATTTCAGATAGTGTAGATTCAGACTCAAGTAATTTTGGAGAAGGAAATGGAGGAGAAGGAGATACAGTTGATACCGATGGAGATGGCGTACCAGATTATCAAGATTTAGATAGTGATGATGATGGAATAAACGATATCACTGAAGGCGGAAATGATGATGAAGATGGAAATGGAGTAGTAGATGGACCAGATAGTGACGGAGATGGAATTTCAGATGAAGTAGATGAAGATGATTCAGGATTTGGAGATTCAGGAAATACAGATGTAAACGATACAGATCCAACCGATCCAGATAGTGGGGGAACAGGAGTTTTACCAGATAGTGGAACAGATTCAGACGGTGATGGAATTTCAGATAGTGCAGATTTAAACGATACTGCCTTTGGTGATGCAGTTGGTGTTGATGATTGTGTTACGGTTTATAATGAATTTACACCTAATGATGATGGTAGTAATGATACATTAATTATTAACTGTATTGAAAATTATCCAAACAATACATTAGAGATATTTAATAGGTGGGGTAATTTAGTGTATAGTAAGCAGCAATATAATAACACCTGGGATGGTACTTCTAATGGAAGAGTAAATATTCAAGTAGAAGATAAGTTGCCTTCTGGTACGTATTTCTATGTTCTTGACTTAGGAAATGGAAATAAGGTTAAAAAAGGATGGATTTATATTAATAGAGATTAA
- a CDS encoding type IX secretion system membrane protein PorP/SprF, whose translation MNNILKVISILILILSSCIVYGQQDPQYTQYMFNTMSVNPAYVGSKGHTMINVLARTQWVGIDGAPDTQTLSYDTPLGYSGVGLGINLVNDAIGPSNETYIDANVSYTVRTSEDGNLAFGLKLGGRFFNVDWSKGVFRDGNDRSLNQNISKFLPTIGAGVYYYKSNWYLGFAVPNILRTDHYDDVSSGGVVATERMHYFLIGGYVFDLSETIKFKPAVLSKIVSGAPLSLDVSANFLFNDKFRVGAAWRWDDSISAMLGFQINESLQIGYAYDLTTSNYSNYNSGTHEVMLRYEIFKEQKMKSPRFF comes from the coding sequence ATGAATAATATATTAAAAGTAATCAGCATACTAATATTAATACTAAGTTCATGTATAGTATATGGACAGCAAGATCCTCAGTATACACAATATATGTTTAATACAATGAGTGTTAATCCGGCATATGTAGGTTCAAAAGGACATACAATGATCAATGTTTTGGCAAGAACACAATGGGTTGGAATTGATGGAGCGCCAGATACTCAAACATTAAGTTATGATACTCCGTTAGGATATTCAGGAGTTGGATTAGGAATAAATTTGGTAAATGATGCAATTGGTCCATCTAATGAAACGTATATAGATGCAAATGTTTCTTATACAGTTCGAACAAGTGAAGATGGAAATTTAGCTTTTGGATTAAAATTAGGAGGGCGTTTTTTTAATGTAGACTGGAGTAAAGGAGTTTTTCGAGATGGAAATGATAGATCATTAAATCAGAATATAAGTAAGTTTTTACCAACAATAGGAGCAGGAGTTTATTATTACAAGTCAAATTGGTATTTAGGTTTTGCAGTTCCAAACATTTTGAGAACAGATCATTATGATGATGTGTCAAGTGGAGGAGTTGTGGCAACAGAAAGAATGCATTATTTTTTAATAGGAGGTTATGTGTTTGATTTAAGCGAAACAATAAAGTTTAAGCCGGCGGTATTAAGTAAAATAGTAAGTGGAGCACCATTATCATTAGATGTATCAGCAAACTTTTTATTTAATGATAAATTTAGAGTTGGAGCAGCATGGAGATGGGATGATTCAATTAGTGCAATGTTAGGGTTTCAAATTAATGAATCATTACAAATAGGTTATGCTTACGATTTAACGACATCTAATTATAGCAATTATAATTCAGGAACTCATGAAGTAATGCTTCGATATGAGATATTTAAAGAACAAAAGATGAAATCACCAAGATTTTTCTAA